The sequence GGCTTGGCGTCGGTGACGGCACACCGAGGCCAAGAAAATCGAGGCTGGTGAGCGCCAGAATCGAGCCGCTCATGCGGAACGGCAAAAACGTAATGACTGGCGTCAGGCTATTGGGTAGCACATGGCGCCAGATGATCTGCCAGTGCGACAAGCCCATGGCCCGCGCGGCCCGCACGTAGTCTTGCTGGCGATTGCGTAAAAATTCGGCGCGCACGTAATCAGACAGGCCAATCCAGCCAAACAGCGACAGCAGCACGATCAGCAAGATAAAACCGGGCTCAAAGATCGAGGCAAAAATAATCAGCAGATACAGCTCCGGCATCGCGCTCCAGATCTCGATCAAACGCTGCCCGGCCAAATCCGTTCGCCCACCGAAATAACCTTGCAGCGCGCCCGCCAGCATCCCAAGCACGGTGCCAATCGCGCTCAGCGCGAGACCAAACAGCACCGATACGCGAAACCCATACAGCAGCCGTGCCACCAGATCGCGGCCACGGTCATCCGTGCCCAGCCAGTTTTCCCGTGATGGCGGCGCAGGATTCGGCGCGCCAGAAAAATAGTTCAGCGTGTCGTAGTAGTACGGGTTAAGCGGATACAGCGCGAAATTACCTGGCGCGTCAAAGCGCTGGCGAATGTAGGGATCCAGATAATCGGTAGGCGTGGGGAAATCACCGCCAAAGGTGGTTTCCGGATAGTTCTTGACGAGCGGAAAATAAAACTGGCCGTCATAGCGCACCACCAGCGGCCGGTCATTGGACCAGAGCGGACCAGCGAGGCTCAGCACAAACGCCACGACGAAAACGATCAGGCTCCAGTAGCCAAGGCGCTGCTGGCGAAAACGTTGCCAGACCCGGCGGGCGGGAGAATGGGCTGCAGCCGTATGGATTGGCGTCATCTCAGCGCTCCAGCTGTTCGAACTGGATGCGCGGATCGACCCAGACGTAACACAGGTCCGACACTAGCTTGGTCGCCAGACCAATCAGCGTGAACAGATACAGCGTGCCCAGCACCACGGGGTAATCCCGCCGCACCACCGATTCATAAGACAACAGGCCCAGACCATCGAGCGAGAACAGGGTTTCGATCAGCAAGCTGCCAGTGAAAAACGCGCCGATAAAGGCTGCGGGAAACCCGACGATCAACGGCAGCAACGCGTTGCGCAGCACGTGCTTCCACAGCACCTGGCGCTCTGGCAAGCCTTTGGCGCGGGCCGTCAGCACGTACTGCTTGCGGATTTCGTCGAGAAAAGCGTTTTTGGTCAGCATCGTGACCACCGCGAAACTGCCCACCAGCGAGGCCACGACGGGTAGCGTGATGTGCCAGAGATAGTCCGTGATCTTGTGCAGGAGGCTGAACTGCGCCCAGTCATCCGAGGTGAGATTGCGCAATGGAAACAACTGCAAGAACGAGCCGCCACCAAACAGCACCAGCAGCAGCACGCCCAGCACGAAACCTGGAATCGCGTAACCCACCAGCACCACGAGGCTGGTAACGAGATCGAAACGGGAGCCGTTGCGCACTGCTTTCGCAATCCCGAGCGGCACGGATATCAGATAGGTCAGAAAGAAAGTCCATAAGCCCAGACTGATCGACACTGGCAGTTTCGATACGATCAGCGACCACACGCTTTGATGGCGAAAGTAGCTTTGCCCGAGGTCGAAGCTAGCGAAGCGCTTGAGCATCAGCCAGTAACGCTCCAGCGGCGGCTTGTCGAAACCGTAGAGCGCCTTGAGCTGCGCGATTTGCTGCGCATCAACCCCGTTGTGCGTGCGCAAGCCAAACGGCGCGCCCTGCTCCGTGCCTTGGCGCAAATCATGCAGCGCCTGTTCGACCGGGCCGCCTGGCACAAACTGGATCACCACGAAGGTGAGCGTCAGCACGCCAAGCAGCGTCGGAATCATCAGCAACACGCGTTTCAGGACATAGCTCCACATAGGCGGCCATTAGAAGTGCGATTAAAAATGATGCCGCACGGGGCGGCAAAAAGTGCGTTCAACGCGGGGGCTTAAAGCGCGAGCCTCAACACGACTCAAGTCAACGCAACTCAGCTCGATTCAGGCAACTCAACCAAGGCAACTCACCCAAGGCAAGGCCTCAACGCGCAGGCGTGAACCACCAGGTGGAGGTGATCCAGTCGCCCGCCGCATAGTACAGCGGCAAAGTCTGCGGCCAGGCGAGGCCGCGCCGGTACGCCACCCGGTGCAGCGCGCTGAACCAGTGCGGCACGACATAGTAGCCATGCAGCAAGACCCGGTCGAGCGCGTGCGCGGCGTCCAACAGTTGCTCAGGCGTTTGCGCCCGCACCAGCGCTTGCAGCAGCGCATCAACCACCGGCGAATTCAGGCCCGACAGATTGCCCGAGCCGGGTTGGCTAGCCGCTTTGCTGCCAAAGCGGTCAACCTGCTCGGTGCCGGGGATCGGGCCGCTAGGGGCGTAGCGGATCGACGTGACGTCGAAATCAAACGCATCGAGCCGCTTTTGATACAGCGCGAAATCAACCGCGCGGAAGCTCACCTGAATGCCCAATTTTTTCAGGTTGCGGATATAAGGCGCGACGACGGGCTCCATATTCGCGGCGGAGCTGGTGTCATCCAGAATCTCGAACGTGAATGGCTGGCCTTGGGCGTTGCGTAATGCGCCATCGCGGTATGTCCAGCCCGCCTGCGCCAGCAGCGCACGCGCTTGCAGCAGGTTGGCGCGCAACGAGCCTGGCGCGTCGGTATCGGGCTGCACCGGCGGTGGGCCGAACACGGCCGGATCGAGCTGTGCTCGCCACGGCGCGAGCAACGCGAGCTCTCCCGCCGACGGCAAACCCTTCGCCTGAAAATCAGTGTTGGCAAAGAAGCTGTCCAAACGCTGGTACTGGCCATAAAAAAGCTGCCGGTTAAGCCATTCGAAATCGAACGCCAGATCAAGCGCGCGGCGCACCCGCGCATCCTGAAACATCGGCCGGCGCAGGTTCAGCACATAACCTTGCATGCCCGAGCCATTGCGTTGTGGAAATTCGCGCTTGATGAGTTCGCCGCGATCAAACGGCTTGCCCACATCGCGCCGCACCCAGCTACGCGCGATGTATTCGACCATCGCGTCGTACTCCCCCGCCTTGAAGGCCTCGCGCCGCGCGACTTCATCGGAATACAGCTTGTAGGTAATGCGCTCGAAGTTGTAGCTGCCCACCCGCACCGGCAACGCATTGCCCCAGTAGTGCGGATCACGCCGGTAGGTGATGGTGCGTCCGTCGCGGTAATGCTCGATCTGATACGGTCCGCTGCCGATGGGCACCTCGAACGCCAGTTGATCGAACCCAATCCGGCTGCCATCGGCCCGCATGCCCCACTTGCGCGAAAACACCGGCATCGCGCCGGCGAGCAGCGGCAACTCCCGGTTACGCTGGCGAAAATCAAAACGGATGGTCTGAGGATCCAGCACCACCGCCTGCTTGATCTCGCTAAAGTACGCCGCGTATTGCGGCGCAGCCTGCGCGCTCTTGAGGGTGTCGAGCGCAAACTTGACATCCGCCGCGCTCACCCGGTCGCCATTAGCAAAGCGCGCGTCGGGATGCAGATGA is a genomic window of Paraburkholderia bonniea containing:
- a CDS encoding ABC transporter permease, producing the protein MTPIHTAAAHSPARRVWQRFRQQRLGYWSLIVFVVAFVLSLAGPLWSNDRPLVVRYDGQFYFPLVKNYPETTFGGDFPTPTDYLDPYIRQRFDAPGNFALYPLNPYYYDTLNYFSGAPNPAPPSRENWLGTDDRGRDLVARLLYGFRVSVLFGLALSAIGTVLGMLAGALQGYFGGRTDLAGQRLIEIWSAMPELYLLIIFASIFEPGFILLIVLLSLFGWIGLSDYVRAEFLRNRQQDYVRAARAMGLSHWQIIWRHVLPNSLTPVITFLPFRMSGSILALTSLDFLGLGVPSPTPSLGELLAQGKANLDAWWIALSTFSVLVLTLLLLTFMGDALRNALDTRMATPAGTGGRR
- a CDS encoding microcin C ABC transporter permease YejB, translating into MWSYVLKRVLLMIPTLLGVLTLTFVVIQFVPGGPVEQALHDLRQGTEQGAPFGLRTHNGVDAQQIAQLKALYGFDKPPLERYWLMLKRFASFDLGQSYFRHQSVWSLIVSKLPVSISLGLWTFFLTYLISVPLGIAKAVRNGSRFDLVTSLVVLVGYAIPGFVLGVLLLVLFGGGSFLQLFPLRNLTSDDWAQFSLLHKITDYLWHITLPVVASLVGSFAVVTMLTKNAFLDEIRKQYVLTARAKGLPERQVLWKHVLRNALLPLIVGFPAAFIGAFFTGSLLIETLFSLDGLGLLSYESVVRRDYPVVLGTLYLFTLIGLATKLVSDLCYVWVDPRIQFEQLER
- a CDS encoding extracellular solute-binding protein; amino-acid sequence: MPFIPLMRRLSWATAGYRLALALLSTALALNLLALSPPVQAAHAIAQYGTPKYPAGFKHFAYVNPAAPKGGTLVLANPSRLTSFDKFNPFTLRGSAAPGIDLLFESLLTSSADEPASAYGLLADDVQVAADGLSVVFHLHPDARFANGDRVSAADVKFALDTLKSAQAAPQYAAYFSEIKQAVVLDPQTIRFDFRQRNRELPLLAGAMPVFSRKWGMRADGSRIGFDQLAFEVPIGSGPYQIEHYRDGRTITYRRDPHYWGNALPVRVGSYNFERITYKLYSDEVARREAFKAGEYDAMVEYIARSWVRRDVGKPFDRGELIKREFPQRNGSGMQGYVLNLRRPMFQDARVRRALDLAFDFEWLNRQLFYGQYQRLDSFFANTDFQAKGLPSAGELALLAPWRAQLDPAVFGPPPVQPDTDAPGSLRANLLQARALLAQAGWTYRDGALRNAQGQPFTFEILDDTSSAANMEPVVAPYIRNLKKLGIQVSFRAVDFALYQKRLDAFDFDVTSIRYAPSGPIPGTEQVDRFGSKAASQPGSGNLSGLNSPVVDALLQALVRAQTPEQLLDAAHALDRVLLHGYYVVPHWFSALHRVAYRRGLAWPQTLPLYYAAGDWITSTWWFTPAR